The nucleotide sequence GAGCGGTCAGCTCCGCCGTGGAGCCACGGGCGTCAGGCGCCGGCAGCTCGACGGGAAAGTCCTGGTCGAGGGGACTGGGAGGCGCATCGCAGCCGGAACCGGCGACGAGCAGCGCACCCAGCAGACATGAAGAGGGAATGAGACGGTTGCGCATGATGGGAGCCCAAACGGTGTTCACCGGAGGACATTCCATTTTGTGACGCGGCATCCCATGGCCCGGCCGGAGCGCGGGCGGGCGGACAGGCGCTCCAGAGCGCGGACACACGAAGGGCCTCCGCGCGTCCCGAGAAGAGGGAGCGGGGAGGCCCTGGGTCGCCCGGCGGGCTGCTACTTCACGACTTCGAGCGCCTGCGCGAGGTCGTCGATGAGGTCCTGCGAGTCCTCGATGCCCACGGACAGGCGGATGAAGCCATCGGCGATGCCGAGCTTCTCACGCGTCTCCTTGGGAACGGAGGCGTGGGTCATGATGGCGGGGTGCTCGATGAGCGACTCCACGCCACCGAGCGACTCGGCGCAGGCGAACACCTTCACCGTCTTGAGGAAGCGGCGCGCGGCCTCCAGGCCGCCGTGGATGTCGAAGGTCAGCATGCCGCCGAAGCCCGTCATCTGCTGGCGCGCGAGCTGGTGCTGTGGGTGCGACTCCAGGCCCGGGTAGGTGACCTTCTTCACCTTGGGGTGCGTGAGAAGGTACTGCGCCACCTTCATCGCGTTGTGCGCGTGGCGGTCCATGCGCACGTGCAGCGTCTTCACGCCGCGCAGCACGAGGAAGCTGTCGAAGGCGCCGGACACGCCGCCCACGGCGTTCTGGAGGAAGTACATCCGCTCGGCGACGTCCTCGCGGCTGGTGCAGGCGAAGCCGCCCACCACGTCGCTGTGGCCGTTGAGGTACTTGGTGGTGGAGTGCGTCACCACGTCGAAGCCGAGGTCCAGCGGGCGCTGGAAGTACGGCGTCATGAAGGTGTTGTCCGCGACGGAGAGGATGTTCCGCTTCTTCGCCACCTCGGCGATGCGCGCCAGGTCGATGAGCTTGAGCATCGGGTTGGTGGGGGACTCCACCCACACCATCTTCGTCTTCGGCGTAATCGCCGCCTCGAAGCTCTCCGGCTTGGAGAGGTCCACGAAGGAGAAGTTGAGCCCGGAGCGCTTGAAGACCTTGTCGAAGATGCGGAAGGTGCCGCCGTACACGTCGTCCGAGACGACGACGTGGTCCCCGGCGTCCAGCATGTGCATCAGCATGTCCGTGGCCGCCAGCCCGGACGCGAAGGCGGCGCCGTGCTTCGCGCCCTCGAGCGCGGCGAGGCAGTCCTGGAGCGCCTTGCGCGTGGGGTTCTGCGTCCGGCTGTACTCGTAGCCCTTGTGCTCCCCGGGCCCGTCCTGGACGTAGGTGGAGGTCAGGTACACGGGCGTCATGATGGCGCCCGTCGTGGGGTCCGGCTCCTGGCCGGCATGAATGGCAAGCGTGTCGAAGCGCATGGGCGGGGAACTAACACAGCCCCTCCGCCCACGCACCAGGAGCGCCACGGACCCGCCGGGCGGCTACTCGAACTTCCCGTGCCGGCCCGCTCCCCGGGCGAAGCGGGTGGCGCCAGCGATGGACTCCGTCTCCAGCACCTTGACGCCCCGCTCGAACTCCTGACGCAGTGCTTCCTCGACGCCCAGGCCCGCCTGCTCGTAGGCCGAGGCCCGGTCCGCGTTCATGCAGGCCTGGGGGAAGGCGGCGACCTCACGGGCCAGCGCCTCGGCGGCCTCCCGGGCCCGGCCCTTCGGCACCACGCGGTTGACCAGGCCCATGGCCAGCGCCTCCTGGGCCGACACGGGCCGCCCGGTGAGGATGAGGTCCATGGCCCGCGACAGGCCGATGAGCCGGGGGAGCCGTACAGTTCCGCCATCGATGAGCGGTACACCCCAGCGCCGGCAGAAGACGCCGAGCACGGCGTCCTCCTCCGCCACGCGCAAGTCGCACCACAGGGCCAGCTCCAGGCCGCCCGCCACCGCGTGGCCGGAGATGGCCGCGATGACGGGCTTGCCCAGCACCAGGCGCGAGGGGCCCATGGGGCCGTCGCCGTCCGGGGCGAGTCGGGGCAGCCGGCCCTCGGAGACGGCCTTCAGGTCCGCGCCCGCGCAGAAGGTGCCGCCGTCCCCGTACAGCACGCCCACGCGCGAGTCCGGGTCCGCGTCGAAGGCGCGAAAGGCGGCCGACAATTCCTGCGCCGTGGGGCCGTCCACCGCGTTGCGCACCTCGGGACGGTGGAGGACGACGGTGGTGACGGGGCCGTTCTTCGCGATGCGCACGCTCATGGCCGGAGTGTTCTCCGGTGCGCCTGCCCGGGTCCAGCGAGGCCCGGCCGGAAGAAACAGGCCGGGCCCTGGTGCGCGGGTTCCGGCCTACTCGGCGCGGACCCAGTGCTGGGTGCGTCCGAACAGGGACATGCCGACGAAGCCGCGGACCTTCAGCTTCTTGCCGCCCTTCTCGACGGAAATCTTGGCCTTGTAGGTCTTGCCGTTGCCCGGGTCGAGGATGGTGCCCCCCGTCCACTCCTCGTCGTCCTTCTTGAGGTCGCGCAGGATGACCATTCCGACGATGGGCTGGTCCTTCAGCGCCCCCTCGCACTTGTCACAGACCGGGTTCTCCGGCTTGCCGGGATCGGGGAAGATCTTCTCAATCTTCCCGAACAGCTTGCCGCCCTCCTCGTAGATGGCGATGACGGACTTCGGCTTCTTCGTCTCGTCATCGATGGTCGTCCACTTCCCCACCGCGCTCGCCTCCTCGGCCAGGGCGCTCGTGGCGAACAGCACGGTCAGCGTGGCCAGTCCCAACCAACGGCTTGCAGTCATTCTGAGGTCCTCCGGCGCCGGGTGACATGTCCAGAGGGGCTGCGCGCCGCGGTGACGCACCCTCTGCGTTGCATCTGTACTCCAGCGGCGGAGCCTACCCTGCCGGGTGCCGGAATCGGAGAAGACATGGCGCGGCAGTCGCCTCCGCCTTCGAGAGCGACACGACTCCTGCCATGACGCATCGCACGCGGGCGAATTCACATCGGCGCGTGTGCGCCCTCCCCTGCCTCCGCTCCGCCATGGATGCGCCGCGCCACGGTGCGCGGGTCGACAGGGGGCACGCCTGCCAGCCCGAAGCGGCCTTTCAGAGCTTGTCGTACGTCGGAGACTCGGGGATGAGGGGGGCGGCGGTCTGGACGGGAGGACGCCTGGGCATGGCTGATTCAGAAGGGAACCACGGCGCGCAAGGGGCACCTGACCCGGCGGGGATGTTCGCGAACCGCCTGCGCAAGGACGCGAAGCACTTCCGCAAGTGGGCCAGGGCCGAGGGGCTGACGGCCTTCCGCGTCTACGACAGGGACATTCCCGGGTACCCGTACGCCGTGGACCTCTACGGCGACTGCGCGCACGTGGTGGAGTACCCGCGCCGCCGCGCCCTCAAGTCCGGCACCGCCGAGACGCAGCGCGAGGAGGTGCTCGCCGCGGTGACGGAGGTGCTCGGCGTCCCGCCCGAGCGCATCTTCGTGAAGACGCACACGCCCCAGCCCTGGGGCCGCTCGCAGTACGGCCGGGTGGGCCAGGGCGGCAGTCGAATGGTGGTGGAGGAGCAGGGCCTGAAGTTCTGGGTCAACCTCGGCGACTACCTCGACACCGGCCTCTTCATGGACCACCGCAACACCCGCGCGCGGGTGCGCGAGGAGGCGAAGGGGAAGCGCTTCCTCAACCTCTTCGCCTACACCGGGGCCTTCACCGTGTACGCCGCCGCGGGAGGCGCCGCGAGCACGACGACGGTGGACCTGTCCAACACGTACCTCGACTGGGCCGAGGACAACCTGGACCTGAACGGGCTGGCGGACGCGCGGCACGAGCTCATCCGCGCCGACGCCAAGGCGTGGGTGGAGGCGCAGGCCGGAGAGCCGGCGCGCTACGACCTGGTGGTGTGCGACCCGCCGTCCTTCTCCACGTCGAAGAAGATGTCGGGCAGCTTCAACGTGCAGCGAGACCACCCGCGCCTGCTGGCCGCCATCAGCGAGCTGCTCTCGCCCGGCGGCGTCCTCTACTTCTCCACCAACTTCCTCGGCTTCGAGCTGAGCGATTCGGCGGCGCGGGGGATGGAGGTGGAGGAGCTCACCCCCGACTCCATCCCCGAGGACTTCCAGCGGAAGGAAATCCACCGCTGCTGGCGGATGGTGGCCCCCTGAGCGGAAGGGGCCACCGGCACCGCCTCGGGCTCCGGAAGCGCTACAGCCAGCAGACGTTGTCGACGCAGCGCTCGCCGGCGGGGCACTCGCAGTTGGCCACGCACGCGTTGCCGCTGCCCTGATTCACGGGCTTGCAGAGGCCGCTGGTGCAGACATTGCCCGCGGGGCACTCGCAGTTGGCGCGGCACACCGGCGAGGTGCCCGCGTCCTGCGCGGGAGGAGGCGTCGGCGTCCTGCAGGAGCCATTGGTGCAGACCTGGCCGGAGGGGCAGTCGCAGTTGGCGTTGCACGAGGGGCCCGAGCCCGCGTCGGGGGGCGGGGGCGGCGGCGTGGGCGACTTGCAGTAGCCGCTGGTGCAGACCTGGCCGGAGGGGCAGTCGCAGTTGGCGACGCAGGCCTGGCCCGGGTCGGGCTGCGGCGACTTGCACTGGCCGTTGGTGCAGACCTGGCCCGAGGGACAGTCGCAGTTGGCGCGGCACTCGCCCCCGCTGGGGATGGGCATGCAGTAGCCAATCTGGCAGGTGTACTCGGTCGGGCACTCGGTGGTGGACCCGCAGGCCGCGCGGCACTGGCCGTCCACGCAGTCCTTGCCGTCCTGGCACTGGTAGGCGGAGGTGCAGGCGTTCGGGTCCTGCGGGCGGGGGCGGCACACGCCGAAGACGCACGCATCCGTGGAGGCGCACTGCCGGTCCGCCGTGCAGCCCTGCAAGCACTGGTTGTTGATGCAGTAGTTCCCCGCGCCACAGTCCGTGTTCACCCGGCACGTCGAGCCCGCGTCCGGGATTGGCCCCGGCCCGCCGTCGGACGCGCCGCCATCCGGCCGGGTACCGCCGTCGGGCCGCGTGCCGCCGTCGCTGCCGCTGTCAGGCCGCGTCCCAGCATCCGGGCGCGTCCCGCCATCCTGCGTGCCCGGCGCGCAGTAGTGGTCGGAGCACTTGCCGCCCGAGCCGCATTGCGAGTCGCGCGAGCAGGGCTGGAGGCAGACGTTGTTGATGCAGATCTCCGCGCCGTCGCAGTCGATGGTGGTGACGCAGCGGCGCGCGTCCAGGGGGAGGTCCCGACACGAGCCGGAGCGACAGGTCTCATCGCTGCTACAGTCCGAGTCGTTGTAGCAGTAGGAGTATTCGTCGTCGTACCAGTCCTCGTTCTCGTGGATGATGCAGCCCGAGAGAGTGGAGACAAGCGACAGCAAAAGCGGCAGCAGCAGCCTGCCTGCGGGGGTCTTCCTCATGAGTGGGGACTCCGAGAAAACTGGGGGACCGGTCCGGCCACCGGGTAGGTTGTGCGGATTCAGCCGCGTTTGACGCCGGAGGCGCGACGGCTGATCAAAGAATATAATTTGATCGCATCCCGTCGCTGCGGCGACCAGCAGGCACACGGAGGTAGTGTGCTGGCCTGGACCATTCACATCGACGGCGTATGGCTCCTGAACGGAGCTGAACCGTTGAATGTCCCCGAGGGAGAGCCCCCGGTGTTCTTCCGAGGTGCCCGTTCATTGGCGGAAGTTCCCGCGCTGGGGGAGCGCCGCGGGCGGGGCGTGCCCGCGCCCGTGGCCTCGGACGAGGCCCAGCTCCAGCTGCTGGTGCGCCGTATCCAGGAGGGAGACCTCACCGCCTTCGAGCAGCTCTACCAGCTCACCCGGATGGACGCGGTGCGGACGCTGCGGCATCTGGTGGGCAACCGCGTGGAGGTGGAGGATCTGCTCCAGGAGACGTATCTGCGGCTGCTGACGGCGGTGAAGGGCTATCGGGGTGAGTCGCGCTTCCGGACGTTCTTCTACCGGGTGTGCTCGAACGTGGCGCTGTCGCACCTGCGCTGGAAGCGGCGGCGGCCGGAGGACTCCGTCGCGGAGCCTCCAGAAATGGTGGCGCAGGGTGACGACCCGGAGCACGCGGCGGCGCGGCGTCAGGCGGCCCGGTTGGTCGAGGTGGCGCTGGAGCGGCTGAAGCCGAAGAAGCGCATCGTCTTCGTGTACTACGAGCTGTGTGGGATGACTCCAGACGAAATCGCCGAGGCTGTGGGAAGCTCGCCCAACACCGTGCGCAGTCGCCTGCACCACGCGCGGCTGGAGTTCAACGAGGCCATGCAGCGACTGCTCGCCCATCGCCGACCGGGAGGTCCCCATGGCGCGCCATGAGGTCCAGGCCCTGTGGGCGCTGGCGGCGGGCGAGCTGGACGCAGCGGCCCGGGCACGCGTGGAGGCGCACGTGGCCGGGTGCCCGTCGTGCTCGGCCCAGCTGGAGCAGGTGAAGCAATCCCGCGGCGTGCTGCACGAGGCGCGTGCGGTGACACCGGACGTGCGCTGGGGCGTGGTGGACGCGGGGCTCCGTTCCGAGGCGGCGCGGCGGATGACGGCGGCGGCACCCAGGTCCCGGCTGCCGTGGGCACTGGCGCTCGCGGGGGCCTGCGCGGCGATGCTCGGCTTCTGGATGTTGCGGACTCCGGAGGTGGCGCCGGGCGGGCCGGGGGTTCCCGTGGCGACGCTACCGGCGTCCCAGACGGGTACAGCGGTGGCCACGGCGCAGGCGGTGCTCGAGGGCGGCAGCGCCCCGGACACGGCCCAGGCGGAGAGCACCTCGGGCGCGGTGGTGCGCGAGGTGGGTGGCACGGAGCGGGCGTTGCAGACGGGAGCGAAGCTGCGCTCGGGGGTGGCGGTCCGGACGCCCGCGCGCTCCACGGCGCTGCTGCGGCTGCCGGATGCGAGCCGGGTGCGGCTGTCGGAGGGCTCGGACGTGGAGCTGTCCCGTGCGGAGGCGCGCGACGTCCACCTCACGGTGCGGCAGGGCCGGCTCTCGGTGCAGGCGTCACATGCGGAGCGGCAGGGCTTCACGGTGGAGGCCGCGGGCCTGCGCGTGTCGGTGGTGGGCACGGTCTTCACGGTGGAGCGCACGGAGCACGGCGCGGCGGTGGCCGTGGCTGAAGGTCAGGTGCGCGTGGAGGTGGAAGGACAGCCCACGCGGCTGGTGGGCGCGGGTGAGCGGGTGGAGCTGGACGCGCGGGAGAGGACGCTGAAGCACGAGCCGGTGTCCGAGCCCGACCAGCGGGCCTTCGAGGCGCTGAGCGCGCCCGTCCCGCAACAGGGAGACACGGCGACCACGGCCGAGGCCATCGCCGCGGTGGCTCCGACGACGGATGCTCCGTCCGCGCTCACGGCTGACGCGGTCGCGCCCGCGGCGCTGGCGACGGAGGCCCCATCCGCGAAGAAGCCGGCGGTGGCCACGCAGCCGAAGTCGCGCGGAGAGCGGCAGCAGGTGGCGACCACGGTGCCTCGCGCGGGAGGAAAGCCGCGGGAGCGCGTGGCGTCCGCTACTCCCACGGTGGCCCCCCCTGCCCCCGAGAAGACGGTAGTCGCGGCGCCTCCAGCACCGGCCCCGGTGGTGGTGGCCGCCGCGCCGCCCGTGACGGGCCCCGACCAGGAGTTCGCCCCCTACCCCGCGCGGTCCGTGACGGAGTCGCTGCCGCCCAAGACGGCCCCGGCGCCAGTGCCGCCTCCCGTGGCGGTGGCGGAGGCGCCAGCGAAGGAAAAGAAGAAGAAGGAGCCGCTGATTCCGATGGCGCTGATGTCGAAGGACGCGGACGAGCGGTTCCTCGGGTACGCGCGGCTGCAGCTCAGCCCCCGCACGTGCGAGAGCTTCCTGGTGGGACTGGAAGAAATCGCGCAGCGAAGCCCGCGTGATTCGCACCGTGAGCAGGCCCGCTACCTGCGCGCCCGCTGCTTCGAGGAGAAGCTCCAGCCGAAGGCGGCCAAGGGCGAGTACCGCCAGTACCTCAACGAGTTCCCCCGGGGTCGCTACGCGCGCGAGGCCAACACCGCGCTGCTGCCCTGACCTGGTCTCAGCCGTCCGAGCCCGTCCGAGGCAGCTTCTCCGGCGGCGCCGTGGCATTCCCTCGCGCCACCAGCTCGCGCACCACGGACTCCAGCGCGCGGATGCGGCGGCCCGCGCGCCCCGGAGCCCACTCGGGCACGTCCGGGCCGCGCAGCAGCTCCATCGCCTGCTCCACGCCCCCCGCCTTGCCCTTCAGCGCGCGGGCCGTGGACAGGCGCACGTTGCACGCCGGCCGCCGGGTGACGCCTCCCTCCCACAGCAAATCCAGCGCGAAGGTCGTCCACACCGCCAGCTCGTCACCAGGGCGGAGGAACGCCTCGAAGCGCGCCAGCGCCTGTGCCCGGGGCTCTCCGGCGCGCAGCACCTCCTCGGACAGCTCCACGTGCAGCGGCGTGCTGCGCGCCAGGGGCTGCTCGGGGGCAATCACGGCCTCGAAGCGCTCGCCCGTGGCCGGACGGCAGGCCACCGCGTGCACCAGCTCGGAAGGAATGTTCGTTCCGGTCGGATGCGCGTTGGCCTCGCCATAGAAGAGGACGAGGTTCTCGAAGCGCTCGGCCAGCGTGCGCAGCTCGAACGGCGGACGCCACGGGCCGAAGTAGATGCGGCGGCGGTTCGGAGACGTCCGCTGCGACTGCCGCTCCAGCTGCGTGTCCACCATGTACTCGAAGGCCTTCAGCATGGTGTCGAACCGCGCCGGGTCACCCTCCAGGATGCCCAGCATCTCCACCACCGCTTCGATGGTGGACACACAGTGGTCCGCCGGCTCGGCGCGGATGCGGTAGTTGCTGGGACGGCGAGGCACGAAGGAGATGCGCGGCAGGCTGGCCAGCAACGGGTTGCGCGAGACGACCTTCTTCGCCTGGGGCCAGGTGCCGTCCACGACGATGATGGTCTCCGGCGGATTCTCTCGGGCTTCTTCCACGGTGATGGCGTCCTCGCCCGGGAAGAGCACGGCCACTGACTCCGGCCTCGCCGCGAGCTGCTCCAGCCGCGCGTGGCCGGTGAAGTCCACACCCTCGTGCAGCTCGGCGTTGCGCAGCGCCAGGCGAGCCATGCGCGCCGTGCCGATGGCCACGCGCCGCTCACGCGGATGCTGGAGGAAGACGACGCGGGTCCGCGTCTCCAGCGGGGGCGGCAGTTGCGCGCAGTAGCAGGTGGTGTCGGGACGGCGGCAGCGAAGGCACAGGTTACGCACAGCCAGCCTTTACGGTACGCCCCGGAGAGGGGCAAGCACTGCCGGCAGGAAGCGCGGCGGGCAACCAGGGGGGCAGGCACTACCTCCACCTCCCTCCAGTGGGTCCCTGTGTACGCCGAAGATGTCTCCCACACCGCCAGTCGACGGAGTACAGAAGCCCTGTGAATCTGCTCCTGCTCTTCGATGAGGACTTCCTCCCGGACGGCACCGCCCGCCTCACCGGGCGCCGGGCCCAGCACGCGCGCGAGGTGCTGCGCGCGGAGCCCGGCGAGTCCCTGCGCGTGGGCCGGCTGGGGGGCCTCACCGGCACCGGAGAGGTGCTGGAGAACAGCGTCGGTGTGCTGCACCTGCGCGTCTCCCTCACCGAGCCTCCGCCCCCACGCGCGGGCGTGGACCTGCTGCTCGCCATCCCTCGTCCCAAGGCGCTCAAGAAGGTGCTGCCCGCGGTGGCCTCGCTCGGCGTGGACCGGGTGGTGCTGGTCAACGCGGCCCGGGTGGAGAAGAGCTACTTCGACTCCAAGGTGCTGGACGCCGCCTTCGTCCGGGAGTTGCTCCTCCAGGGCCTGGAGCAGGCCCGGGACACGCACCTCCCCGAAGTCCACGTGCGCGAGCGCTTCCGCCCCTTCGTCGAGGACGAGCTGGACACCCTCTTCGGCCCCACGGCCGTCCGGCTGCTCCCCCACCCGCCCGCGAAGCAGCCCCTGCGCGCGGCCGGCGCGGACACCGCCGAGCGGGTGGTGCTGGCCATCGGCCCCGACGGCGGCTGGGTGCCCTTCGAGGCCCAGCTCCTCGAAGCCCAGGGCTTCCGCCCCTTCTCCCTGGGCCCCCGAATCCTCCGCGTGGAGACGGCGGTCCCCGTCCTCCTGGGGCAGGTCGCCCTTCTGAGAGAGGACACTGCATTCAAAGCAGAGCCATCTCGGGCTTGAAGGGCCGCCGTGCGCTGTTCAAGAGTCACAGCCATGGCCACGTCCAACCCTTCCTCCCCCGCCACCGACGGCACCTCGCAGCCCGCCGTGGGTGAGCAACAGCCCCTCGTCACCTCGGAGCCGCAGGCCGCGCCCGCGAAGCCCGCCAGCCACGACACGGTGCCGCCCCCGGCCCTGCTCGACTTCATGATGAAGCGGTGGAAGCCGGGTGCGAAGAAGCTGCCGCCCAGGCTCAAGCACTCCGACGCCTTCCGCGCCCGTCGCCGCGCCCTCTCCAAGCTGTTCCCCGGAGAGACGCTCATCGTCCCCACCGGCCACGAGAAGGTGCGCGCCAACGACACCCACTACCGCTTCCGGCCGGGCACCGACTTCTACTACCTCACCGGCAACACCGAGCCGGACTGCGTCCTCGTCCTTCAGCCCAAGGAGGGCGGAGGCCACACGGACATCCTCTTCGTGGAGCCCAACCCGGGCCGCACGGACTCCACCTTCTTCACCGACCGCGTGAAGGGCGAGCTGTGGGTAGGCCCGCGCCTGGGCGTGAAGGAGAGCCGGGCCCGCTTCGGCGTGGACGAGGCGCGCGGCCTCAATGAGCTGAAGGACTACGTCGCCGGCCTGAATGGCGCGGTGAGCCGCCCCACGCGCGTGCTGCGCGGCTTCGCCCCCAAGGTGGACACCGCGGTGCCGGAGGGCGGAGACAAGGACAAGGCCCTGGCCCAGGCGCTCTCCGAGATGCGCCTCCTCAAGGACGACCAGGAGCTGCGCGAGCTGCAGTCCTCCATCGACTCCACCCAGCGCGGCTTCGAGGACGTCATCCGCGGCCTGAAGACGGCGAAGACGGAGCGCTACGTGGAGGGCATCTTCAACCTCCGCGCCCGCGTGGAGGGCAACGACGTGGGCTACGGCACCATCGCCGCCAGCGGCTCGCACGCCTGCGTGCTGCACTGGACGCGCAATGACGGCCCGCTGGTGCCCGGTGACCTGCTCCTGCTGGATGCGGGCGTGGAGGGCCACACCCTCTACACCGCCGACATCACCCGCACCCTCCCGCTCTCCGGGAAGTTCTCCAAGGAGCAGCGCGAAATCTACGAGCTGGTGCTGGAGGCCCAGGAGCAGGCCATCAAGGCCGTGAAGCCGGGCAACGACTTCATGGAGCCCAACCGCGTGGCCATGCGCGTGCTGGCCGGGGGCCTGGAGTCCCTCGGCATCCTCGAGGACGCCGAGGAGGCGCTCAAGGACGAGCACCAGTTCTACAAGCGCTACTCACTGCACAACGTCAGCCACATGCTGGGCCTGGACGTGCACGACTGCGCCCAGGCGCGGCAGGAGGCGTACAAGTACGGCAAGCTCCAGCCCGGCATGGTGCTGACGGTGGAGCCCGGCCTGTACTTCCAGACGGACGACCTCACCGTGCCACGGCGCTACCGCGGCATCGGCGTGCGAATCGAAGACGACGTCGTCGTCACCGCGCGCGGCTGCAAGGTCCTCTCCGGCAAGATTCCGCGCACCGCGAAGGACGTGGAGGCGTGGATGAAGTCCGTGTGGAAGGCCGCGAAGAAGTAGGCGGCCCCACTCCAAACGCCCGGGAGGACGGTGCTACGGCGCCGTCCCCTCGGCCTGCGGCGCCGTCTCACCGGGCTCCGTGCCCACGGCACCGGGCGCTCCGGGCTTCGGAGCCTCGCCGGGCTTCGACGCGGCCGTCTTGCGCGTCTTCTCCCACTCCTCCAGGGACAGTGGGGCGACCTCCTTCAGCGTGGAGACCGCCACCGCGAACTGGCGCGGCTCGGTGCGCGCGTCGGGGCCGACGGAGAAGTTGATGCGGTGGATTTCGTGTCCGTCCTCCGTCTCCAGCAGCACCCGCCAGTCGCCGGGCTTCAGGTTGGACGTGGTCGCGAAGGA is from Pyxidicoccus trucidator and encodes:
- a CDS encoding aminopeptidase P family protein, whose product is MATSNPSSPATDGTSQPAVGEQQPLVTSEPQAAPAKPASHDTVPPPALLDFMMKRWKPGAKKLPPRLKHSDAFRARRRALSKLFPGETLIVPTGHEKVRANDTHYRFRPGTDFYYLTGNTEPDCVLVLQPKEGGGHTDILFVEPNPGRTDSTFFTDRVKGELWVGPRLGVKESRARFGVDEARGLNELKDYVAGLNGAVSRPTRVLRGFAPKVDTAVPEGGDKDKALAQALSEMRLLKDDQELRELQSSIDSTQRGFEDVIRGLKTAKTERYVEGIFNLRARVEGNDVGYGTIAASGSHACVLHWTRNDGPLVPGDLLLLDAGVEGHTLYTADITRTLPLSGKFSKEQREIYELVLEAQEQAIKAVKPGNDFMEPNRVAMRVLAGGLESLGILEDAEEALKDEHQFYKRYSLHNVSHMLGLDVHDCAQARQEAYKYGKLQPGMVLTVEPGLYFQTDDLTVPRRYRGIGVRIEDDVVVTARGCKVLSGKIPRTAKDVEAWMKSVWKAAKK